The proteins below come from a single Fusobacterium sp. JB019 genomic window:
- the cobM gene encoding precorrin-4 C(11)-methyltransferase: MEKVYFIGAGPGDPELITVKGQNIIKLADIIIYAGSLVPKEVLEVHKEGAEIYNSAKMTLEEVVDIMIKNAKEGKKVARVHTGDPSIFGAHREQMDILEENNIDYEVVPGVSSFLASAAVLKKEFTLPNVSQTVICTRLEGRTPVPEEESLDKLASHKCSMAIFLSVHMIDDVVEKLLKYYDEDTPIAIVQRATWKDQKIVQGKLNNIVELVKESNITKTAQILVGNFLGNKYSKSKLYDKYFTHEFREGIKEEEL, from the coding sequence ATGGAAAAAGTTTATTTCATAGGAGCAGGACCAGGAGATCCTGAGTTAATAACTGTAAAAGGGCAAAATATTATTAAATTAGCTGATATAATAATTTATGCAGGTTCATTAGTTCCCAAAGAGGTTTTGGAAGTTCATAAGGAAGGGGCAGAAATTTATAATAGTGCTAAAATGACATTGGAAGAAGTTGTGGATATAATGATAAAAAATGCCAAGGAAGGGAAAAAAGTAGCAAGAGTACATACTGGAGATCCTTCTATTTTTGGGGCTCATAGGGAACAAATGGATATATTAGAAGAAAATAATATAGATTATGAAGTAGTTCCAGGAGTAAGTTCATTTTTAGCTTCAGCAGCAGTATTAAAAAAAGAATTTACTTTACCAAATGTTAGTCAAACAGTTATTTGTACAAGATTAGAAGGAAGGACTCCAGTTCCAGAAGAAGAATCATTAGATAAATTAGCTTCTCATAAATGTTCGATGGCTATATTTTTATCAGTTCATATGATAGATGATGTAGTTGAAAAATTATTGAAATATTATGATGAAGATACTCCTATTGCCATTGTACAGAGAGCTACATGGAAAGATCAAAAAATTGTACAAGGAAAATTGAATAATATCGTTGAATTGGTAAAAGAGTCAAATATAACTAAAACTGCTCAAATTTTAGTAGGTAATTTTTTGGGAAATAAATATTCTAAATCTAAGTTATATGATAAATATTTTACTCATGAATTTAGAGAAGGAATAAAAGAGGAAGAATTATGA
- the cbiG gene encoding cobalt-precorrin 5A hydrolase, whose amino-acid sequence MKIAIIAVTKKGLEKSHEIKSKIECDIYTLEKLKKEGDKLIKISLSKTYMEIYRKYDAFIFVTSTGIAVRIISPYIESKEKDPAVLVVDQEGNFVISLLSGHLGGANNLTNRISKILNSIPVITTASDISGKIAVDTIAMNINSKIEDLEAAKKVTSLIVAGERVQLRIPENISNNNPSGIIVITNRENIEISKIIPQNLIVGIGCKKNIEKIKIIEAINDIFFKNNLSLEAIKCFATIDIKKNEKGILETAEKFKRNLKIINREDVKKVHDKFKGSDFVYKTIGVYSVSAPVAYLASSRKGKLLVEKLKYDGITISIFEEETRDG is encoded by the coding sequence ATGAAAATAGCAATAATAGCAGTTACAAAAAAAGGACTAGAAAAAAGTCATGAAATAAAAAGTAAAATAGAATGTGATATTTATACTCTTGAAAAATTAAAAAAAGAAGGAGATAAATTAATAAAAATTTCTTTATCAAAAACTTATATGGAAATTTATAGGAAATATGATGCTTTTATTTTTGTAACTTCTACAGGAATTGCAGTTAGAATAATAAGTCCATATATAGAGAGTAAAGAAAAAGATCCAGCAGTATTGGTTGTTGATCAAGAAGGAAATTTTGTAATATCTCTTTTATCAGGACATTTAGGAGGAGCAAATAATTTAACAAACAGGATTTCTAAAATTTTAAATTCTATTCCTGTAATAACAACAGCATCTGATATTTCAGGAAAAATAGCAGTGGATACGATTGCGATGAATATTAATTCTAAAATAGAAGATTTGGAAGCAGCAAAAAAAGTGACTAGTTTAATAGTAGCTGGAGAAAGAGTTCAACTAAGGATTCCAGAAAATATATCTAACAATAATCCTAGCGGGATTATTGTTATTACTAATAGAGAAAATATAGAAATTTCTAAAATAATTCCTCAAAATTTAATAGTTGGAATTGGCTGTAAAAAAAATATTGAAAAAATTAAAATTATAGAAGCAATAAATGATATATTTTTTAAAAATAATTTATCTTTAGAGGCTATTAAATGTTTTGCTACGATAGATATAAAAAAAAATGAAAAAGGAATATTAGAAACAGCTGAAAAATTTAAAAGAAATTTAAAAATAATAAATAGAGAAGATGTGAAAAAAGTGCATGATAAATTTAAGGGTTCTGATTTTGTATATAAAACAATTGGAGTTTATAGTGTTTCTGCACCAGTAGCCTATCTAGCTTCCAGTAGAAAAGGAAAATTATTGGTAGAAAAATTAAAATATGATGGAATTACAATTTCAATCTTTGAGGAGGAAACAAGAGATGGGTAA
- the cobJ gene encoding precorrin-3B C(17)-methyltransferase, whose amino-acid sequence MGKIYVVGIGPGNKENMTFRAYEAMKKSDIIVGHKTYISLVENMFKNKIFIKSFMKKEIERCEETLNLAKEGNIVSLISSGDAGVYGMAGIMLEIASDSGIEVEIIPGVTASNASASLGGAPIMHDSVTISLSDLLTDWELIKKRIKLASIGDFVISLYNPKSKTRITQIKEAREIMLNYKNPKIPVLIARKVGRLGENYEITNLENMLSCEIDMFSTVIIGNSKTFVKNGKIITPRGYKVK is encoded by the coding sequence ATGGGTAAAATTTATGTTGTTGGGATAGGACCTGGCAATAAAGAAAATATGACATTTAGAGCATATGAAGCAATGAAAAAATCGGATATTATAGTAGGTCATAAAACTTATATTTCTTTAGTTGAAAATATGTTTAAAAATAAAATTTTTATAAAGTCTTTTATGAAAAAAGAAATAGAAAGATGTGAGGAGACATTAAACTTAGCAAAGGAAGGGAATATAGTTTCTTTAATAAGCTCAGGAGATGCAGGAGTTTATGGTATGGCGGGGATTATGTTGGAAATAGCTAGTGATTCTGGGATAGAGGTTGAAATAATACCTGGTGTAACAGCATCTAATGCTAGTGCTTCTTTAGGTGGAGCTCCGATTATGCATGACAGTGTAACAATTTCTTTAAGTGATTTATTAACTGATTGGGAGTTAATAAAAAAGAGAATAAAGTTAGCTTCCATAGGAGATTTTGTAATATCTCTTTATAATCCTAAAAGTAAAACAAGAATAACACAAATAAAAGAGGCAAGAGAGATTATGCTTAATTATAAAAATCCTAAAATTCCTGTTTTAATTGCTAGAAAAGTAGGAAGATTAGGAGAAAATTATGAAATAACTAATTTAGAAAATATGCTAAGTTGTGAGATAGATATGTTTTCAACTGTTATCATAGGAAATTCAAAAACATTTGTAAAAAATGGGAAAATAATAACTCCAAGGGGATATAAGGTGAAATAA
- the cobK gene encoding precorrin-6A reductase → MDWIIGGTKDSRDFIENILKLKKNIIVTTISEYGKKLLEKYEINVIVKSMKKEEMQEFIEKNKIKRIFDFSHPYAVNVSKNAIEIAKINYIEYFRFNRKTYNYKECIEFNEIEKLVRFTSTLEGNILNTLGSNSVEKFENLKNLENIYFRILPTKLSIEKVENIGVLPKKIIGIQGPFTKEFNSFIYKNYSIKYLITKESGDIGGEKEKIETALENKIKVLVLTKPIINYPWGTDDMEIILEKFKENIGDENEKTF, encoded by the coding sequence ATGGATTGGATAATTGGTGGAACTAAAGATTCAAGAGATTTTATAGAAAATATATTAAAATTAAAAAAAAATATAATAGTAACAACAATTAGCGAGTATGGAAAAAAATTATTAGAAAAATATGAAATAAATGTAATTGTTAAGTCCATGAAAAAAGAAGAAATGCAAGAGTTTATAGAGAAAAATAAGATAAAGAGAATATTTGATTTTAGTCATCCCTATGCAGTAAATGTTTCTAAAAATGCAATTGAAATTGCAAAAATAAATTATATTGAATATTTTAGATTTAATAGAAAAACTTATAACTATAAAGAATGTATAGAATTTAATGAAATTGAAAAATTGGTAAGATTTACTTCTACATTAGAGGGGAATATTTTAAATACTTTAGGGAGCAATAGTGTTGAGAAATTTGAAAATTTAAAAAACTTAGAAAATATTTATTTTAGAATTTTACCTACTAAACTTTCCATTGAGAAAGTTGAAAATATAGGAGTTTTACCTAAAAAAATAATAGGAATTCAAGGACCATTTACAAAAGAATTTAATTCTTTTATTTATAAAAATTATAGTATTAAATATTTAATTACAAAAGAAAGTGGCGATATCGGAGGAGAAAAAGAAAAGATAGAAACGGCTTTAGAAAATAAAATTAAAGTTCTTGTCTTAACAAAGCCTATTATAAATTATCCTTGGGGAACTGATGATATGGAAATTATTTTAGAAAAATTTAAAGAAAATATAGGAGATGAAAATGAAAAAACTTTTTAA
- the hemC gene encoding hydroxymethylbilane synthase produces the protein MKKLFKIGTRGSILALAQTKIVKELIKEKFPELELEIKEIITTGDKDLRTNWGDKNISLKNFFTKEIEKELLEGEIDFAVHSMKDMPIINPKGLILGGVPKRADNRDVFISKTGKTLKELPENPIIGTSSIRRATCVKELREDAVIKPIRGNIHTRLRKLKEEDYDGIILAGAGLIRTGLEEKITEYFNIDEIVPAPAQGAIYIQCREDDTDLLNILKKITDEKTLEIIKIEREFSKIFDGGCHTPMGCAGYFIGDEIELQGMYYSNGIMSKKTYRGKKEEKERIARILAEKIQEEINGK, from the coding sequence ATGAAAAAACTTTTTAAGATAGGAACGAGAGGAAGCATTTTAGCTTTAGCTCAAACAAAAATAGTTAAAGAATTAATTAAAGAAAAGTTTCCAGAATTAGAGCTTGAAATAAAAGAAATCATAACAACAGGAGATAAAGATTTAAGAACAAATTGGGGAGATAAAAATATTTCTTTGAAAAATTTTTTTACAAAGGAAATAGAAAAGGAATTATTAGAAGGGGAGATAGATTTTGCAGTTCATTCTATGAAAGATATGCCAATTATAAATCCTAAGGGCTTAATTTTAGGAGGAGTACCTAAAAGAGCTGATAATAGAGATGTTTTTATATCAAAAACAGGTAAAACTTTAAAAGAATTACCAGAAAATCCAATAATAGGAACTAGTTCTATAAGAAGAGCAACATGTGTTAAAGAATTAAGAGAAGATGCAGTTATAAAACCAATTAGAGGGAATATTCATACTAGATTAAGAAAATTAAAAGAAGAAGATTATGATGGGATTATTTTAGCTGGAGCAGGATTAATTAGAACAGGTTTAGAAGAGAAAATAACAGAGTATTTTAATATAGATGAAATAGTACCAGCACCAGCTCAAGGAGCCATATATATTCAATGTAGAGAAGATGACACTGATCTTTTAAATATACTTAAAAAAATAACAGATGAAAAGACTTTAGAAATTATAAAAATAGAAAGAGAGTTCTCTAAAATTTTTGATGGGGGCTGTCATACACCAATGGGATGTGCAGGCTATTTTATAGGAGATGAAATTGAACTTCAAGGCATGTATTATTCTAATGGAATTATGTCTAAAAAAACTTACAGAGGTAAAAAAGAAGAAAAAGAAAGGATAGCTCGTATTTTAGCTGAAAAAATACAGGAGGAAATCAATGGAAAATAA
- the cobA gene encoding uroporphyrinogen-III C-methyltransferase, protein MENKGKVYILGGGSGDFELLTLKGKRSLEEADCIIYDRLVNDIILRFANSKAEKIYFGKRNTEGGLIQEEINKMLVEKALQGKKVVRLKGGDPFVFGRGGEEIEELIKNNIKFEIIPGITSAISVPEYAGIPVTHRGIAKSFHVFTGMTAKNNSYHNFENISKLEGTLVFLMGVKNLNLISKELMKNGKSSMTPVAIIEKGTTGDQRVVQGVLGDIEFLANEQNIKPPAVIVVGEVVNKREKYKWFEDKPLYGKTILVTREERLGKEFCRKIEKKGGKSILFPMISLKNNMHKFCYGNLKNYKALMFNSPNGVKFFFDSLDDIRILGNIKIGVVGDKTREELEKYKIKADIMPKNYLGMELAEEMTKITKKGEKILVITSDISPLKEEELKSRFKRNFKILHAYKNSPLKVEKNKLLEKISEADYITFFSGSAVENTINCLKNDVFSLKNTKIVSIGPSTTKKIKKYLDKEVLQPLIYQGDEMIKTICDTEK, encoded by the coding sequence ATGGAAAATAAAGGAAAAGTCTATATTCTAGGGGGAGGTTCTGGAGATTTTGAGTTATTAACTTTAAAAGGAAAAAGATCCTTAGAGGAAGCTGATTGTATTATTTATGATAGATTAGTGAATGATATTATACTTAGATTTGCTAATTCTAAAGCTGAAAAAATATATTTTGGGAAAAGAAATACTGAAGGTGGATTAATACAAGAAGAGATAAATAAAATGCTAGTAGAAAAAGCTTTACAGGGTAAAAAAGTTGTTCGTTTAAAAGGAGGAGATCCCTTTGTTTTTGGAAGAGGGGGAGAAGAAATAGAGGAATTAATAAAAAATAATATAAAATTTGAAATAATTCCTGGAATAACTTCTGCAATATCAGTTCCAGAATATGCAGGAATACCAGTAACGCATAGAGGAATAGCTAAATCATTTCATGTTTTTACAGGAATGACGGCTAAAAATAATTCATATCATAATTTTGAAAATATATCTAAATTAGAAGGAACATTGGTCTTTTTAATGGGAGTTAAGAATTTAAATTTAATTTCAAAAGAACTGATGAAAAATGGAAAATCTTCAATGACTCCAGTTGCAATTATAGAAAAAGGAACAACTGGAGATCAAAGGGTTGTACAAGGTGTTTTAGGAGATATAGAGTTTTTAGCTAACGAACAAAATATTAAACCACCAGCAGTTATAGTGGTTGGAGAAGTTGTAAATAAAAGAGAAAAATATAAATGGTTTGAGGATAAACCGTTGTATGGTAAAACTATTTTAGTTACAAGAGAGGAAAGGTTAGGGAAAGAATTTTGTAGAAAAATAGAAAAAAAAGGTGGAAAGTCAATATTATTTCCTATGATAAGTTTAAAAAATAATATGCATAAGTTTTGTTATGGAAACTTAAAGAATTATAAAGCTTTAATGTTTAATTCTCCAAATGGAGTGAAATTTTTTTTTGATAGTTTAGATGATATAAGAATACTTGGAAATATTAAAATAGGAGTAGTGGGAGATAAAACAAGAGAAGAACTAGAAAAATATAAAATAAAAGCAGATATTATGCCTAAAAATTATTTAGGAATGGAATTAGCTGAAGAAATGACAAAAATTACTAAAAAAGGAGAAAAGATTTTAGTAATAACTTCAGACATTTCTCCTTTAAAAGAGGAAGAATTAAAAAGTAGATTTAAAAGAAATTTTAAAATTTTGCATGCCTATAAAAATAGTCCTTTAAAAGTAGAAAAAAACAAATTATTGGAAAAAATATCTGAGGCTGATTACATAACGTTTTTTAGTGGCTCAGCGGTGGAAAATACAATTAATTGTTTGAAAAATGACGTATTTTCTTTAAAAAATACAAAAATAGTTTCAATAGGTCCTTCTACAACGAAAAAAATAAAAAAATATTTAGATAAAGAAGTCTTACAACCTCTTATATACCAAGGAGATGAAATGATAAAGACCATTTGTGATACAGAAAAATAA
- the ilvA gene encoding threonine ammonia-lyase produces the protein MEKAVTIEMIKEAAETIKSSIKRTQVIECPTLFEETGNRVFFKLENLQKTGSFKVRGAMNKIMNLTDEEKSHGVIASSAGNHAQGVALGATALGIKSTIVMPGTAPLSKVIATKGYGAEVVQVGTVYDDAYKKACELQKETGATFLHPFDDPYVIAGQGTIGLEILEDIKDVDIVLVPIGGGGICSGIAKAIKSLKPSTKLIGVEPANAASMMEAVREGHPCTIKTTPTIADGIAVARAGELTCKMISEYVDEIVTVTEDEIAKGILFLLEKSKILAEGAGASTVAAVLSGKIKDQNKKVCCVISGGNADINAVERIINKALILEGRKAEINVELQDKSGELEKLLKILAENKANILRINQSMYRADAKMNSQVATIAIECKDATHRDKIINNIEEAGYHLMK, from the coding sequence ATGGAAAAAGCAGTTACAATTGAAATGATTAAAGAGGCGGCAGAAACAATAAAAAGTTCAATAAAAAGAACTCAAGTAATTGAATGCCCTACTTTATTTGAAGAAACAGGAAATAGAGTTTTTTTTAAGTTAGAAAATTTGCAAAAAACAGGTTCTTTTAAAGTTAGAGGAGCTATGAATAAAATAATGAATCTTACAGATGAAGAGAAATCTCATGGAGTAATTGCTTCTTCAGCTGGAAACCATGCTCAAGGTGTAGCTTTAGGAGCAACAGCTTTAGGAATAAAATCAACAATAGTTATGCCAGGAACAGCCCCATTATCAAAAGTTATTGCAACAAAAGGGTATGGAGCAGAAGTTGTTCAAGTGGGTACAGTTTATGATGATGCATATAAAAAAGCATGTGAATTACAAAAAGAAACAGGGGCTACTTTTTTACATCCATTTGATGATCCTTATGTGATAGCAGGTCAAGGAACAATAGGTCTTGAAATATTAGAAGATATAAAAGATGTAGATATAGTTTTAGTTCCAATTGGTGGAGGAGGGATTTGTTCTGGGATAGCAAAAGCTATAAAAAGCTTAAAACCTTCAACAAAATTAATTGGTGTAGAACCAGCTAATGCAGCTTCAATGATGGAAGCAGTAAGAGAAGGACATCCATGTACAATAAAAACAACCCCTACAATAGCAGATGGAATAGCAGTTGCAAGAGCAGGGGAATTAACTTGTAAGATGATATCAGAATATGTAGATGAAATAGTTACAGTAACAGAAGATGAGATAGCAAAAGGAATATTATTTTTGCTTGAAAAATCTAAAATATTAGCAGAAGGAGCAGGAGCTTCTACAGTAGCGGCAGTTTTATCAGGTAAAATAAAAGATCAAAATAAAAAAGTTTGTTGCGTAATATCTGGAGGGAATGCAGATATTAATGCAGTTGAAAGAATAATAAATAAGGCACTTATATTAGAGGGAAGAAAAGCTGAAATAAATGTAGAGTTACAAGATAAATCAGGAGAATTAGAAAAATTACTTAAAATATTAGCAGAAAATAAAGCAAACATTTTAAGAATAAACCAGTCTATGTATAGAGCAGATGCAAAAATGAATTCTCAAGTAGCAACAATAGCAATAGAGTGTAAAGATGCGACTCATAGAGACAAAATAATAAATAATATAGAAGAAGCTGGTTATCATTTAATGAAATAG
- a CDS encoding serine/threonine protein kinase, translated as MKKIILIFYVVLQSLVFGYKFPLKDPYVATVVGTSKMMTNGIKEKIPLEVHRMKMIKTRDIPESLKYQEEYKFSLALQKKKAPVIFILSGTGSSATSIKTRYFERIFYTAGYHVVGISSIMNSNSVVSLSYNKMPGNLLADGFDLYRAIKNISSYIETRTKVESYSLMGYSLGGTHSAVLGFIDNKENYFDFKKIFVVNPSVNLYDSAELLDVMFDKLTNGNIEVLLRRVDELVDELSKNKERLDIKNPERAFTHLNIHRDDLKLGIGFIFRLTSVDINFLSDLLNKRKIYSNGEVSKYEDMTKYFKKINFANFEDYAQNIAYPYYKGLYGEKFTLKKVKEMSDLKSIDNYLKNAKNIYVVTNKDELILTNKNLKYLKRTFKNRLKVYPWGGHCGNMFYQENVDYMLKIMKEK; from the coding sequence ATGAAGAAGATTATATTGATATTTTATGTTGTTTTACAGAGTTTAGTTTTTGGATACAAATTTCCATTAAAAGATCCTTATGTAGCAACAGTTGTAGGGACTTCTAAAATGATGACTAATGGAATAAAAGAAAAAATTCCACTAGAGGTTCATCGAATGAAAATGATAAAAACTAGAGATATTCCAGAAAGTTTAAAATATCAAGAAGAATACAAATTTTCTTTGGCACTGCAAAAGAAAAAAGCTCCTGTGATATTTATTTTATCAGGAACAGGTTCTTCTGCTACTTCAATAAAAACAAGATATTTTGAAAGAATATTTTATACAGCAGGGTACCACGTAGTTGGAATTTCATCAATTATGAATTCTAATTCCGTGGTTTCTTTGTCGTATAATAAAATGCCAGGAAATTTATTGGCGGACGGGTTTGATTTATATAGAGCTATAAAAAATATAAGCAGTTATATCGAGACACGTACTAAAGTTGAAAGTTATAGTCTTATGGGTTATAGTTTAGGAGGAACACATTCAGCGGTATTAGGTTTTATAGATAATAAAGAGAATTATTTTGATTTTAAGAAAATATTTGTTGTTAATCCTTCAGTAAATTTATATGATTCTGCAGAATTACTAGATGTTATGTTTGACAAATTAACTAATGGAAATATAGAAGTTTTACTAAGAAGAGTGGATGAATTGGTAGATGAATTATCGAAAAATAAAGAAAGGTTAGATATAAAAAATCCAGAGAGAGCCTTTACTCATCTTAATATTCATAGGGATGATTTGAAATTAGGTATAGGATTTATTTTTAGATTAACTTCTGTAGATATTAATTTTTTATCAGATTTGTTAAATAAGAGGAAAATTTATAGTAATGGGGAAGTATCTAAATATGAGGATATGACAAAGTATTTTAAAAAAATTAATTTTGCTAATTTTGAAGATTATGCACAAAATATAGCGTATCCTTATTATAAAGGATTATATGGAGAAAAATTTACATTAAAAAAAGTTAAAGAAATGTCAGATTTAAAAAGTATAGACAACTATTTAAAGAATGCTAAAAATATTTATGTTGTTACAAATAAAGATGAGTTAATATTAACAAATAAAAATTTAAAATATTTAAAAAGAACATTTAAAAATAGACTAAAGGTTTATCCATGGGGAGGACATTGTGGGAATATGTTCTATCAAGAAAATGTGGATTATATGTTAAAAATAATGAAGGAGAAATAA
- a CDS encoding VacJ family lipoprotein — MKENRNKILLICLTLIFISCSSIKRGYRYGKIEKVNYLEEMEYDKTIFFGGSDKLGPINRRIYYFNGMFDRYVSYPVLSRYDYYTPNFLKKRISNFFSNFAEIPTGINEFLQLRFYDGMETTFRFAINTTVGIGGLFDPASKIGLSKHRETLGRTLAYYGVGAGSYVVAPFLGPTNVRDLSCYGISSYGLNQVGVYDYLGMDLASPYGILAFAIDTKNNMGIYFMDTDYVFEYEYFRYLNKKYLDILDKQNKYYSEGKGI, encoded by the coding sequence ATGAAAGAAAATAGAAATAAGATACTTCTAATATGTTTAACCTTAATATTTATTTCTTGTTCATCTATAAAAAGAGGATATAGATATGGAAAAATAGAAAAAGTTAATTATTTAGAAGAAATGGAATATGATAAGACTATATTTTTTGGAGGGAGTGATAAATTAGGACCAATAAATAGAAGAATATATTATTTTAATGGGATGTTTGATAGATATGTATCTTATCCAGTTTTAAGTAGATATGATTATTATACTCCTAATTTTTTAAAAAAAAGAATTAGTAATTTTTTCTCTAACTTTGCAGAAATACCTACAGGAATAAATGAGTTTTTACAATTAAGGTTTTATGATGGGATGGAAACAACTTTTAGATTTGCAATAAATACAACGGTTGGAATTGGTGGATTATTTGATCCAGCTTCTAAGATAGGGTTATCGAAGCATAGAGAAACGTTAGGAAGAACTTTGGCCTATTATGGAGTAGGGGCAGGATCGTATGTAGTAGCTCCATTTTTAGGACCAACTAATGTAAGAGATTTGAGTTGTTATGGTATAAGTTCTTATGGATTGAATCAAGTAGGAGTTTATGATTATTTAGGGATGGATTTGGCCAGTCCGTATGGAATTTTAGCTTTTGCTATAGATACTAAAAATAATATGGGAATATATTTTATGGATACAGATTATGTGTTTGAATATGAATATTTTAGATATTTGAATAAAAAATATTTAGATATTTTAGATAAGCAGAATAAATATTATTCAGAAGGAAAGGGAATATAA
- a CDS encoding MBL fold metallo-hydrolase: MRISILGSGSGGNATFVEIDGVKILIDAGFSGKKINERLNEIGEEIKNIEGILITHEHIDHIQGAGIISRKYNLKVYITKESYNICGKKLGKIKKENLNFIDIDQVFFRDKVKVKPFDVMHDAARTVGFRIEGIKSKKVLTISTDIGYIDNRVREYFKNSDIIVIESNYDYQMLMECNYPWDLKDRVKSRNGHLSNNDAAKFICETYNKKLKKVYLAHVSKDSNSRKIVSKTILDELNRLKINIPVEIASQDVVTKLYKI; encoded by the coding sequence ATGAGGATATCAATACTAGGAAGTGGAAGTGGAGGGAATGCTACTTTTGTAGAAATTGATGGAGTTAAAATACTTATTGATGCTGGATTTAGTGGGAAAAAAATTAATGAAAGATTAAATGAAATAGGTGAAGAGATTAAGAATATAGAAGGGATTTTAATTACTCATGAACATATTGATCATATTCAAGGGGCAGGAATTATTTCTAGAAAATATAATTTAAAAGTATATATAACTAAAGAAAGTTATAATATTTGTGGAAAAAAATTAGGAAAAATAAAAAAGGAAAATTTAAACTTTATTGATATAGATCAAGTTTTCTTTAGAGATAAAGTTAAAGTTAAACCTTTTGATGTGATGCATGATGCAGCAAGAACAGTTGGATTTAGAATAGAAGGGATAAAATCTAAAAAAGTTTTAACTATTTCTACAGATATAGGTTATATAGATAATAGAGTAAGAGAATATTTTAAAAACTCTGATATAATAGTAATTGAATCAAATTATGATTATCAGATGCTTATGGAATGTAATTATCCTTGGGATTTAAAAGATAGGGTTAAAAGTAGGAATGGGCATTTGTCAAATAACGATGCAGCAAAATTTATTTGTGAAACCTACAATAAAAAATTAAAAAAAGTTTATTTAGCTCATGTGAGCAAAGATAGTAACAGCAGAAAAATTGTTTCAAAAACAATATTAGATGAGTTAAATAGATTAAAAATAAATATACCAGTGGAAATTGCTAGTCAAGATGTGGTAACTAAATTGTATAAAATTTAG
- a CDS encoding uracil-DNA glycosylase family protein, with protein sequence MNKEELWEELKFEIGNLERLKNITEEEIILGSGNKNGSLLFIGDDNKLYEDEDLRFEIGSSGEFFIKLCDLAEISPKDYFITTLTKQELRFRDLFEEEQIKILELLDMQISLLSPKVIIFFGQSVAEAVLKKEVNMGKERGKFYKWKGGIEFLITYDVEYIKKVRENTGRKSKAALEFWKDLQNIKNKLEQING encoded by the coding sequence ATGAACAAAGAAGAATTATGGGAAGAATTAAAATTTGAAATAGGAAATTTAGAACGTTTAAAAAATATAACAGAGGAAGAAATTATTTTAGGAAGTGGAAATAAAAATGGCAGTCTTTTATTCATAGGGGATGATAATAAATTATATGAAGATGAAGATTTAAGATTTGAAATAGGTTCTAGTGGAGAGTTTTTTATAAAATTATGCGATTTAGCAGAAATTTCACCAAAAGACTATTTTATAACAACTTTAACTAAACAAGAATTAAGGTTTAGAGATTTGTTTGAAGAAGAACAAATTAAAATTTTAGAATTGTTAGATATGCAAATTTCATTGCTTTCTCCAAAAGTGATTATATTTTTTGGCCAAAGTGTAGCAGAAGCTGTATTAAAAAAAGAAGTAAATATGGGGAAAGAAAGAGGCAAATTTTATAAATGGAAAGGTGGAATAGAGTTTCTTATAACTTATGATGTAGAATATATAAAAAAAGTTAGAGAAAATACAGGAAGAAAATCTAAAGCTGCTTTGGAATTTTGGAAAGATTTACAAAATATAAAAAATAAATTGGAACAAATAAATGGATAA